A stretch of DNA from Cryptomeria japonica chromosome 4, Sugi_1.0, whole genome shotgun sequence:
GGTGGTGTGGCTCCTTTGATAGAAAATACAAGGTATGCTTTGGCTACAAACTGAAAGAAGCGGCTATAGACAAAAAAGACTGGCCTGCTAATCTCTTTTGGCACCAACACCTTCTTCCCAAAGTGGGTTCCTTTTCCTGGTTGGCTTGCCAGAGAAAAATCTTAACTCAAGAAAGGCTCcattcaatgggtatcaatggtCCCAATAGATGTTCTTTATGTCTAGATCAGGAAGAGACTGCAGATCATTTTCTTCTCCATTGCAAATTCTTCAGccactgttggtggcatttcatgggaaaactGAGAATCTTCGGCCCCTTCCTAGTAGGGTTGGATTAGCGGTTTTGGCAATGGCCTAACCTAGTAGGAAAGGCATTTTTTTTCTGATTTGCTCCTCATCCTCCCATCACTTCTAATTTGCAAAATTTAGAAAGAAAAGAATCATAGAATCTTCCAGGGTAAAGAAATGAGCCTTCTATCtctttgtgggaaaattgagatCGACCTAACTGAGCTCCTGAATGTGGCAGCCCAATCCAAAACACTTAAGAAAAATTTGGTCATGGACTGGGATGGTAAGATTAAGAAGGTTCATCCAAACATACTCATCCCTCTGATTTTCGGACTTGGCACTTTGGTGGATTAGACCAATCCAAGGGTGGGGGTGATTTGGGAAGCGCCAGAGGTtgggtggagcaaggtaaactttgatggtgcttctacagGAAATCCGGGCCAAACTGGTATTGGTTGCATTCTGAGGGACTCTGATGGTCtttgtataaaagaaatctctgaaaagattggaGTGGCTACTAATAATGAAGTGGAATTCAGAGTGACATTAAGAGGTCTTCAGCTAGGGAAGGAACTAGGGGTGCAGAAAATTCATTTGGAGGCTGATTCACTAAATGTCATTAATGTGATCCATTGCAATAGCATCCCTAGTTGGCACCTTAACCAGTGGATTCAATCGATCCTGGCGCTGCTAGCTACTTTTGATGAATTTTGGATTAGCCATATCTACAGAGAAGGGAATGGTGAAGCCGATAGACTTTTGAAATTGGCTTTAGTCATTAGTGACCCCTCCTGAATATCCACTGATGATGATTTTTTGTTGGGTCGATTGACATGCTCTCCTCACTCTCTGGTTGGGTCCTTTGAATTTTGGCGTGCTCCAGTTGGGTCTATTGATAGTTGTGCTCACTTCGGTTCCTCCTACCTCTTCTGGTTGTGAAGCAAACTGGTGCTCTACTCCCCGGTAGCTGCAGTTCCCCCTCTCcactttttggttttggtttccaGTGGAATGATCGACCGTCTGCCCTGTTAACCTGTTAAGGTCTCTTCATATCAACGTGATGTGATGCATTACCGACACCATTGATTAGTGCCAATTTTTTACTCATGTCCTATTAAATACAAATGTACTTTATGATTATCTAGTTACGACTGGATCCTTTCAAGATTTGTTTatgatcacttgatgcttaaagttggtcgacaccaagttgaggagctttGGAGCAGACGGTTAGCTGGATAAGAGGAGCTCATGCGCGTGGGTTTTTAATGGATTTGTAGTGTTTGTAGGGTGTCGTATTCTCTAGATTGAATCCTTGCTATTTAACAATGGAATACCCTTTCTTTCCACCATAATGTTTTTTCCTTTCTTGGCATCTCAGtatggagaccccaatcctccttgaagctacttgtcgctAGATGGCTTTCCTGGGTGAAATCACGGATAGACGACTGTAAGAGGTCATATTCTCTCGACATCGTCTTATTCTCCATAGCCTAAAGAGGATTCTAGGAAAGGAATTTCTTATGGCTTACCACAGGTACAGAGCCAATGCTGATATTTCAGCCttttttcttgcaatgataatCTATATGGGGACTAGTCAGTAGAAAGAAAAACTGCTAACTCAGATGATATTCAAGCACCACCTGTTGGGGAAAATAGATGTTTTTTTGGACAATATTTATGCAAATATTAGAATTCCACTTCCCCAAAATTATTATATGTCACTTAGCAATGGAGCAGAGGTGaagaagcttgtgattgttaattcCCTGGATTTCGAATCCCTCCAAGCAACCTAGCTTGTCATCTCCAAGAATATTGATTTCCTTCTAAAAGAGGATGGTATACAAAGCGGTTTCACATCGGAATGGAGGGAAAAATTTCTCTATGATGAAGATCTAGTGGGGACTAATGACCTTGGGATCTTGGAGAATGGTGATATGGTGGATGAAAATGTCTGGGGTTTTGGGTTGGGTGAATAGTGGTTTCAAAATGACTATTGGCTCCCTAAGGAGAAGGCAGAATCGACAACTCATTTGAATTGTGGCATTGAATGTCCCATTGTCCTAGATGCGGCTAATGCACttgtggatgatgcttttgaagaTTCTCTTTGACTCTGGTTGTCTCTCGGTCCTCGGTCTCTCTACTTTTTTAGATTGTCTATTTTTTGTCTTATAACCTCTTTATTCTTAAGAGGTCGGTATATAGTTGTACTCACCCAACCTCAGTGTTGGTTTTTCTTTTCTAAGGACTAGAGCTAAGGTAGGGgtttttcttcattattctttccccctaccgctcttATTAAATTAGGCCTTTTATTCTCCTTTTTGTTTAATACAGGGGTGTtgcccctctgcagctatttacttattaaaaaataaataaatagatacatacatacatacatacatacatacatacatacatacatacatacatgcatacatacatacatacatacatacatacatacatagagagATTATAATTATTagattttatttttagagaaatagtATGTATTCATTATGAGAATAGGAATAATAGTTTTCAATTTCATTTCAAATATATAAATGCTATGATCCAAAATTGCAACTCTTATTAATTTTACAATTATAACCTATATGATGATCTTTCAAAACAATAATAAGTTAAAtttaaaatagattttaaaaaGACATTAAATTATTAATCATTCAACTTAAACTAGTAAACTATAAAATAAGAAgtcatattattattttaaaaataatgttatattttttattctaatattaaatgatattatgaatgatttaaatttaaaatattaaaaacctTAATTAATATTAACTGTTACTAGGTGATGATCAATATATTTTATAAAATCAATCCATAACTTCTCTTTATTTATGGAAACATTTtcctttttttaaatttagatattGACTTACCATGAGACCACGTTAATTTAGGTATGAATATTATTCATCAAATTTATACAAAGCAATTCCTAATAAATTAAACTCGATCTCATGTGACTCTAACTAACCACaatcattgaaaaaaaaaaattgagcccATGTGGCTTTAGCTTACCACAAACAATGAAAAAAAATGGTTTTCTGTGGAGAGGAGCACAAGCCCAAATTTAAAGTAACTTTCTACAAATTATTccccaaaaaaaaatataaaattattactaaaaaattatttaaatttattacagaatgaaaatgaaaatgaaaatgaaaggcTGTTTTAAAAATATGGTTGTCCAATTGCTTGCATTCGTGTTGCGTTCCATCCAGCTAACCTAGGTTTAAACGGTCATATATGCAGCCATAAACAATGCTGGCAAGACATTATTTTTTTCCAGAGGGAAATGTATAATATTTATATAATACATGGAAATTCCCAGTAAATTAAAATCGATCCCATGTGACTTTAACTTAAGCAATTCTTTTTGGATCTTTAACATGTCTAAAAAAGTCATAATCCATAATGATAAATACTAGCAGTCGTATGGTTTGCATGTAACAATGAGTCAATAGATGAGAAATTGTGAGTCCCACCTACCTATTTATAGCCAAAACTAATGTTTC
This window harbors:
- the LOC131874981 gene encoding uncharacterized protein LOC131874981; translation: MAEALGRSIKALQQDSHWVGVNVAIGIEKMTHLQFANDTILFGSACRREARTRKNFLDDYYLASGQKINWHKSEVFFVNTPLNLQATNPRVGVIWEAPEVGWSKVNFDGASTGNPGQTGIGCILRDSDGLCIKEISEKIGVATNNEVEFRVTLRGLQLGKELGVQKIHLEADSLNVINVIHCNSIPSWHLNQWIQSILALLATFDEFWISHIYREGNGEADRLLKLALVISDPS